In a genomic window of Comamonadaceae bacterium OTU4NAUVB1:
- a CDS encoding uracil-DNA glycosylase, with translation MSETSGRPVTGLRLDARQRAMLDEMGVKVWWPAQRVPCPTDATDTAGPGDGVFDAAGAAETADTVRAGVHPQGAPPAAAPVPAVRASLGTVAAPAPAPVAVPRATPAPAPAVTRVPEAGPAPSARSASTSTSRGVPGVAFESPLRLYTVLDEDGIAAPPQGGWLVVADLPSGADDDPAEPFAGEAGRLLDNMLRALRLHDGRVPVHLMRTRRAAPSGREAAAPSAGTDFVALAGALAPRIVLALGPLAAQSLLQSTEPLGRLRGRAEPLRIAPGGPLDGVPVVVTYPPAYLLRNPADKARAWADLCLAAERSETPPA, from the coding sequence ATGAGCGAGACGTCCGGTCGACCGGTGACGGGCCTGCGCCTGGACGCGCGGCAACGCGCGATGCTCGACGAGATGGGCGTCAAGGTCTGGTGGCCGGCACAGCGCGTGCCGTGCCCCACCGACGCCACCGACACGGCGGGTCCGGGCGATGGCGTCTTCGATGCGGCCGGCGCGGCTGAAACGGCCGACACGGTCCGTGCCGGCGTGCATCCGCAAGGCGCTCCGCCGGCGGCTGCGCCCGTCCCGGCCGTCCGGGCGTCGCTCGGGACCGTGGCGGCGCCGGCCCCGGCGCCCGTCGCCGTGCCACGCGCGACACCGGCACCGGCACCGGCGGTCACGCGCGTGCCGGAAGCCGGCCCGGCGCCGTCCGCGCGCTCCGCTTCGACATCGACATCGCGCGGTGTTCCCGGCGTGGCCTTCGAGTCACCCCTGCGCCTGTACACGGTGCTCGACGAGGACGGCATCGCCGCGCCGCCCCAGGGGGGCTGGCTGGTGGTCGCGGACCTGCCGTCCGGGGCCGACGACGACCCGGCCGAGCCGTTCGCGGGCGAGGCCGGGCGCCTGCTGGACAACATGCTGCGCGCGCTGCGGCTGCACGACGGCCGCGTGCCGGTCCACCTGATGCGCACGCGCCGCGCGGCACCGTCCGGGCGCGAGGCCGCCGCGCCGTCGGCCGGCACGGACTTCGTGGCGCTGGCGGGGGCGCTGGCGCCGCGCATCGTCCTGGCCCTGGGGCCGCTGGCCGCGCAGAGCCTCCTGCAGAGCACCGAGCCGCTCGGCCGGCTGCGCGGCCGCGCCGAGCCGCTGCGCATCGCGCCGGGCGGTCCGCTCGATGGCGTGCCGGTCGTGGTGACCTACCCGCCGGCCTACCTGCTGCGCAATCCGGCCGACAAGGCCCGCGCCTGGGCCGACCTCTGCCTCGCGGCCGAGCGGTCCGAGACGCCGCCCGCCTGA
- the pyrF gene encoding orotidine-5'-phosphate decarboxylase, whose protein sequence is MNFIDKLRAAEQKNRSLLCVGLDPEPNRFPAALKGDAGRIYDFCARIVDATADLALAFKPQIAYFAAHRAEDQLERLLDHIRRTAPDVPVILDAKRGDIGSTAEQYAIEAFERYGADAVTLSPFMGFDSVEPYLRHAGKGAFLLCRTSNPGGDDLQGQRLASVAGEPLLYEHVAGLVQGPWNVNGQLGLVVGATYPAEIERVRALAPTVPLLIPGIGAQGGDMVATVRAGWRPDAPIVVSSSRAICYASSGEDFEAAARREAVRTRDALEAAKA, encoded by the coding sequence ATGAACTTCATCGACAAGCTGCGCGCCGCAGAACAGAAGAACCGCTCGCTGCTGTGCGTCGGCCTCGACCCGGAACCCAACCGCTTCCCCGCCGCCCTGAAGGGCGACGCCGGCCGCATCTACGACTTCTGCGCCCGCATCGTCGACGCGACGGCCGACCTGGCGCTCGCCTTCAAGCCGCAGATCGCCTATTTCGCCGCGCACCGTGCCGAGGACCAGCTCGAACGGCTGCTCGACCACATCCGCCGCACCGCGCCCGACGTGCCGGTCATCCTCGACGCCAAGCGCGGCGACATCGGCTCGACCGCCGAGCAGTACGCCATCGAGGCCTTCGAGCGGTATGGCGCCGACGCGGTCACGCTGTCGCCGTTCATGGGCTTCGATTCCGTCGAACCCTACCTGCGCCACGCGGGCAAGGGCGCCTTCCTGCTGTGCCGCACCAGCAACCCCGGTGGCGACGACCTGCAGGGCCAGCGCCTGGCCAGCGTGGCCGGCGAGCCGCTGCTCTACGAGCACGTGGCCGGTCTGGTGCAGGGTCCGTGGAACGTCAACGGCCAGCTCGGCCTGGTGGTGGGCGCGACCTATCCGGCCGAGATCGAACGCGTGCGCGCGCTGGCGCCGACCGTGCCGCTGCTGATCCCGGGCATCGGCGCGCAGGGTGGCGACATGGTGGCGACGGTGCGCGCCGGCTGGCGACCCGACGCGCCGATCGTGGTGAGCTCCTCGCGGGCCATCTGCTATGCGTCGTCGGGCGAGGATTTCGAGGCCGCCGCGCGCCGCGAGGCCGTCCGCACCCGCGACGCGCTGGAAGCGGCCAAGGCCTGA
- a CDS encoding EAL domain-containing protein: MFQKPLARTVFSMLGMAVAATSLALLIGEFTVQRQQQAEAAELAATYITRTDRISAEATDALVRITALPETNCSEDEVGRLRGIVLASQYIKVASRLREGRLVCTSTIGRVEPPVALPVPDFVSAQGRQVVLSTPQLGIPDASALMIAQGDAVVTINGRAYADAVDPRLSYTVVAETGGKRRVLFSDGPALELDQIPLRTGESFDVQDRRYEVRCSDSYAGCIVATLRSPASILRSPVLLEFGIFGLLLGLSGGFVLSSLIGRSNSLGRQLRLALHSGKLKLVYQPIVRLTDRRRVGAEALLRWTDTTGKQVSPDAFISVAEQDGFIGEITRFVINHVLQELGDELRRRPDYKITVNVAASDIMDGSFLPFLNSRLHDAGLKPASIGLELTERTTANSREMGRAIARLREAGYKVYIDDFGTDYSSLSYLSRLRVDAIKINRTFMQALHDQSDQDTIAPQIVAMAEVLGLGIVIEGIEEENQAAYFLTLAPHALAQGWLFSKPVEASKLFGS; this comes from the coding sequence ATGTTCCAAAAACCCCTGGCCCGTACCGTCTTCAGCATGCTCGGCATGGCCGTCGCGGCCACGTCGCTGGCGTTGCTGATCGGAGAGTTCACGGTCCAGCGCCAGCAGCAGGCCGAGGCCGCGGAACTGGCCGCGACCTACATCACGCGCACCGACCGCATCAGCGCCGAGGCCACCGACGCGCTCGTCCGGATCACCGCCCTGCCGGAGACGAACTGCTCGGAAGACGAGGTGGGCCGCCTGCGCGGCATCGTGCTGGCCTCGCAATACATCAAGGTGGCATCGCGGCTGCGCGAAGGCCGGCTGGTGTGCACCTCGACCATCGGGCGCGTCGAGCCGCCCGTGGCCCTGCCGGTGCCCGACTTCGTCAGCGCGCAGGGCCGGCAGGTGGTGCTGTCCACGCCGCAGCTGGGCATCCCCGATGCGTCAGCCCTGATGATCGCCCAGGGCGACGCCGTGGTCACCATCAACGGGCGGGCCTATGCCGATGCCGTCGATCCGCGGCTGTCCTACACGGTGGTGGCCGAGACCGGCGGCAAGCGCCGGGTGCTGTTCTCCGACGGTCCGGCCCTGGAACTCGACCAGATCCCGCTGCGCACGGGCGAGTCCTTCGACGTGCAGGACCGCCGCTACGAGGTGCGCTGCTCGGATTCGTACGCCGGCTGCATCGTCGCCACCCTGCGCAGTCCGGCCTCCATCCTGCGCTCGCCGGTGCTGCTGGAATTCGGCATCTTCGGCCTGCTGCTGGGGTTGAGCGGCGGCTTCGTCCTCAGCTCGCTGATCGGGCGGTCCAACTCGCTGGGCCGCCAGCTGCGGCTCGCCCTGCACTCGGGCAAGCTCAAGCTCGTCTACCAGCCCATCGTGCGCCTGACCGACCGTCGCCGTGTCGGCGCCGAGGCCCTGCTGCGCTGGACCGACACCACCGGCAAGCAGGTCAGCCCCGACGCCTTCATCAGCGTGGCCGAGCAGGACGGCTTCATCGGCGAGATCACCCGCTTCGTCATCAACCACGTGCTCCAGGAACTGGGCGACGAACTCCGGCGCCGGCCGGACTACAAGATCACCGTGAACGTGGCGGCCAGCGACATCATGGATGGCAGCTTCCTGCCGTTCCTGAACTCGCGCCTCCACGACGCCGGCCTGAAGCCCGCGAGCATCGGCCTCGAACTCACCGAGCGCACCACCGCCAACAGCCGCGAGATGGGCCGCGCCATCGCCCGCCTGCGCGAGGCCGGCTACAAGGTCTACATCGACGACTTCGGCACCGACTACTCCAGCCTTTCCTACCTCTCGCGCCTGCGCGTGGACGCCATCAAGATCAACCGCACGTTCATGCAGGCGCTGCACGACCAGAGCGACCAGGACACCATCGCCCCGCAGATCGTGGCCATGGCCGAGGTGCTGGGCCTGGGCATCGTCATCGAGGGCATCGAGGAGGAGAACCAGGCCGCCTACTTCCTCACGCTGGCGCCCCATGCGCTGGCGCAGGGCTGGCTCTTCAGCAAGCCCGTCGAGGCGTCCAAGCTCTTCGGCTCCTGA
- a CDS encoding SlyX family protein has translation MPHETRIERRLVDLEVKASFTDDLLDRLNLVIYRQQEQIDRLLLQLNQLRRQLPDENTGEVASGHNPRSELPPHY, from the coding sequence ATGCCTCACGAAACCCGCATCGAGCGCCGCCTGGTCGACCTGGAGGTCAAGGCCAGTTTCACCGACGACCTGCTCGACCGGCTCAACCTGGTCATCTACCGTCAGCAGGAGCAGATCGACCGCCTGCTCCTTCAGCTCAACCAGTTGCGCCGCCAGTTGCCCGACGAAAACACCGGCGAAGTCGCCTCAGGACACAATCCGCGCTCGGAGTTACCTCCCCACTACTGA
- a CDS encoding IclR family transcriptional regulator, producing MATGSDRVQRGIQSIEVGGQLLRAMVHHGRPMALKDLAREADMTPAKAHPYMVSFGRLGLIEQDAVSGHYLLGPLALQLGLIGLQQADPVRIAAPLLAPLARAIGQTVAIAVWGARGATIVQIAEAPSPVHVSLRHGTVFSPTRTASGRLFAAHLPQEVVRRQLDAERRRERQHPTADADAGATARPGLPAAAPLPSWAEFELQLQEVRTQGASRSANEVVPGVSAMAAPVFDHTGAIVLAMTAIGPSGTFDTGWDGPVAQALKENANAVSKRLGR from the coding sequence ATGGCCACCGGCAGCGACCGCGTCCAGCGCGGCATCCAGAGCATCGAGGTGGGCGGCCAGCTGCTGCGCGCCATGGTCCATCACGGGCGCCCGATGGCGCTCAAGGACCTCGCGCGCGAGGCCGACATGACGCCGGCCAAGGCGCACCCGTACATGGTCAGCTTCGGGCGCCTCGGGCTGATCGAGCAGGACGCCGTCAGCGGCCACTACCTGCTGGGACCGCTGGCGCTGCAGCTCGGGCTGATCGGCCTGCAGCAGGCCGATCCGGTGCGCATCGCCGCGCCGCTGCTCGCGCCGCTGGCGCGCGCGATCGGCCAGACCGTGGCCATCGCGGTATGGGGCGCGCGCGGCGCGACCATCGTGCAGATCGCCGAGGCGCCCTCGCCGGTGCACGTGAGCCTGCGCCACGGCACGGTGTTCTCGCCGACGCGCACGGCCTCGGGCCGGCTGTTCGCGGCCCACCTGCCGCAGGAGGTGGTGCGCCGGCAGCTCGACGCCGAACGCCGGCGCGAGCGGCAGCACCCGACGGCCGACGCCGATGCCGGCGCGACCGCCCGGCCCGGCCTCCCCGCGGCCGCGCCGCTGCCGTCCTGGGCCGAGTTCGAACTGCAGTTGCAGGAAGTGCGCACCCAGGGCGCGAGCCGTTCGGCCAACGAGGTGGTGCCCGGCGTCAGCGCGATGGCCGCGCCGGTCTTCGACCACACCGGCGCCATCGTGCTGGCGATGACGGCGATCGGCCCCTCCGGGACCTTCGACACCGGCTGGGACGGACCGGTCGCGCAGGCGCTCAAGGAGAACGCGAACGCCGTCTCGAAACGGCTGGGGCGCTGA